The following are encoded together in the Ralstonia insidiosa genome:
- the xdhA gene encoding xanthine dehydrogenase small subunit, translated as METQPIRFFHRGQVRTVTDAPITRTVLQYLREDAHCTGTKEGCAEGDCGACTVVLGELQEDGSVGLKAVNACIQFLPTLDGKALFTVEDVRGKDGTLHPVQEAMVECHGSQCGFCTPGFVMSLYALYENTGNNAPIPSRQAICDSLTGNLCRCTGYRPIIDAGERMFELPSPAGIDRTQLAETLRNLQRKDTFSYAPVGTENAPRFYAPRTASAFAAIKAAHPNIRILAGSTDVGLWVTKQFRELGDILYIGQVADLYALEKRDGWIEIGAAVSLETAYEFLAEDYPELTELWKRFASLPIRNAGTLGGNIANGSPIGDSAPALIAIGTRVVLQRGEIRRELPLEDLYLAYQKNAMEEGEFVAGLRIPVREGRDAMRFRTYKLSKRFDEDISAVCAALAIELDGDIVRSARIAYGGMAATSKRATETEAAITGQPWNEATVRAAMAAMSRDYTPLTDMRATDNYRRVSAANTVYRFWLETRTDAPLTPEQINVRAVELNTLTAAGSVN; from the coding sequence ATGGAGACTCAGCCCATCCGCTTCTTTCACCGCGGCCAGGTGCGCACCGTCACGGATGCCCCGATCACCCGGACGGTGCTTCAATACCTGCGTGAAGACGCACACTGCACAGGCACCAAGGAAGGGTGTGCTGAGGGCGATTGCGGTGCATGTACCGTGGTGCTAGGTGAGCTGCAGGAAGACGGCAGCGTTGGCCTGAAGGCTGTCAACGCGTGCATCCAGTTCCTGCCCACGCTGGACGGCAAAGCGCTGTTTACCGTGGAAGACGTGCGCGGCAAGGATGGCACCCTGCACCCGGTGCAAGAGGCCATGGTGGAGTGCCACGGTTCGCAGTGCGGCTTCTGCACGCCGGGCTTCGTGATGTCGCTCTACGCGCTGTACGAGAACACCGGCAACAACGCGCCGATCCCGTCGCGCCAGGCCATCTGCGATTCGCTCACCGGCAACCTGTGCCGTTGCACCGGCTATCGCCCCATCATCGACGCGGGCGAACGCATGTTCGAACTGCCCTCGCCGGCCGGCATTGACCGCACGCAATTGGCAGAAACGCTGCGCAACCTGCAGCGCAAGGACACCTTCAGCTACGCACCTGTCGGCACCGAGAATGCGCCGCGCTTCTACGCACCGCGCACCGCCTCGGCTTTCGCCGCCATCAAGGCTGCGCACCCGAACATCCGCATCCTGGCCGGCAGCACCGACGTGGGCCTGTGGGTGACCAAGCAGTTCCGCGAGTTGGGCGACATCCTCTACATCGGTCAGGTGGCCGACCTGTATGCGCTGGAGAAGCGCGACGGCTGGATCGAGATCGGCGCCGCTGTCTCGCTGGAAACCGCCTACGAATTCCTCGCTGAGGACTACCCCGAGCTGACCGAGCTGTGGAAGCGCTTCGCCTCGCTGCCGATCCGCAACGCCGGCACGCTGGGCGGCAACATCGCCAATGGCTCGCCGATCGGCGACTCGGCACCCGCACTCATCGCCATCGGCACGCGCGTCGTGCTGCAGCGTGGTGAAATCCGCCGCGAACTGCCGCTCGAAGACCTCTACCTCGCCTACCAGAAGAACGCGATGGAAGAAGGCGAGTTCGTGGCTGGCCTGCGCATTCCGGTGCGCGAAGGTCGCGACGCCATGCGCTTCCGCACATACAAGCTGTCCAAGCGCTTTGACGAAGACATCTCGGCCGTGTGCGCGGCCCTCGCCATCGAGCTGGACGGCGACATTGTGCGCAGCGCACGCATCGCGTACGGCGGCATGGCGGCAACGTCCAAGCGCGCCACCGAAACCGAAGCCGCCATCACCGGCCAGCCGTGGAACGAAGCAACGGTGCGTGCTGCCATGGCAGCCATGTCGCGCGACTACACGCCGCTGACCGACATGCGCGCCACCGACAACTACCGCCGCGTATCGGCGGCCAACACGGTGTACCGCTTCTGGCTGGAAACCCGCACCGACGCGCCGCTCACGCCCGAACAGATCAATGTGCGCGCGGTCGAACTGAATACCCTCACCGCTGCAGGTAGCGTCAACTAA
- a CDS encoding LysR substrate-binding domain-containing protein yields the protein MHGKDHLDTYLLRVLYTLLTEQSVTRTAVKLGQSQPAISNTLKRLREITGDAILVRGKNGMVPTERGHDLLALAQQSLEAMERIARPSQEFDPANTTRTFHLGAPDYLDAFFLPNIVERLRKQAPQAKLVVHPLNAGVDYLAALEQGGMDLVIGNWLSPPEHLHISPLFDDEVVCMLGAQHPLARKGISLKHYVEMPHLAPAPYAVMQRSMIDQALAEQGLKRQIQVSLPYFGLVPYVLMRTDLVFTTGRQFAAHCAQYLPIRILPTPMAFPKMRFYQLWHERSHAAPDVMWLRRMIGEVAAELPQHPQLETAA from the coding sequence ATGCACGGCAAAGATCACCTCGATACCTACCTCCTGCGCGTGCTGTACACGCTGCTCACCGAGCAGAGCGTGACGCGTACGGCCGTCAAGCTTGGCCAGTCGCAACCGGCCATCAGCAACACGCTCAAGCGCCTGCGAGAGATCACGGGCGACGCCATCCTCGTGCGTGGCAAGAACGGCATGGTGCCGACCGAGCGCGGCCACGATCTGCTGGCCCTGGCCCAGCAAAGCCTGGAGGCCATGGAGCGTATTGCCCGCCCGTCGCAGGAGTTCGATCCGGCCAATACCACGCGCACCTTTCACCTGGGCGCGCCCGATTATCTGGACGCCTTCTTCCTGCCCAATATCGTCGAGCGCCTGCGCAAGCAAGCACCGCAAGCCAAGCTGGTGGTGCATCCGCTCAATGCCGGGGTTGATTACCTGGCAGCGCTCGAGCAGGGCGGCATGGATCTGGTGATCGGCAACTGGCTCTCCCCGCCGGAACATCTGCATATTTCGCCGCTGTTCGACGACGAAGTCGTCTGCATGCTGGGTGCCCAGCACCCGTTGGCGCGCAAGGGTATCTCGCTCAAGCATTACGTGGAGATGCCGCACCTGGCCCCCGCGCCGTATGCGGTCATGCAGCGCAGCATGATCGATCAGGCACTTGCAGAGCAAGGGCTCAAGCGCCAGATTCAGGTGTCGCTGCCGTACTTCGGGCTGGTGCCGTATGTGCTGATGCGCACGGATCTCGTCTTCACGACCGGCCGCCAGTTTGCCGCGCACTGTGCGCAGTACCTGCCGATCCGCATCCTGCCGACGCCGATGGCGTTCCCGAAGATGCGCTTCTACCAGCTCTGGCACGAGCGCAGCCATGCCGCGCCCGATGTGATGTGGCTGCGCCGGATGATCGGCGAGGTGGCAGCAGAACTGCCGCAGCATCCGCAATTGGAAACGGCAGCCTGA
- a CDS encoding substrate-binding domain-containing protein — MPGLLQTLRWSAITCLTLTFAGAAYAGDLRMATTTSTENSGLLKVLLPKFEAATGIHVQVIAVGTGKAVKLGESGDVDVVLVHARQLEDAFVASGGGIDRRDVMYNDFILVGPTADPAGIRGQRNVIQSMETIASAGEKAGAKFISRGDNSGTDVMEKAYWKTANIEPKGKPWYVSAGLGMGEVLNMAAQMNAYTLSDRATYGAYRAKTGLDIVLAGDPRMFNPYGIIAVNPKKYPGINYTDATKLIEWITSPAGQQAIADFKVNGEQVFFPNYGKALASGK, encoded by the coding sequence ATGCCCGGATTGCTCCAAACCCTTCGGTGGTCTGCCATTACGTGCCTGACCCTCACTTTTGCCGGCGCTGCATATGCAGGCGATCTCCGTATGGCTACCACCACCAGCACGGAAAATTCCGGTTTGCTCAAGGTGCTGTTGCCCAAGTTCGAGGCCGCCACCGGCATCCATGTGCAGGTGATTGCCGTTGGCACCGGCAAGGCGGTCAAACTGGGGGAATCGGGGGATGTAGACGTAGTGCTGGTACATGCCCGCCAACTGGAAGACGCCTTCGTCGCTTCTGGCGGCGGCATCGACCGGCGCGACGTGATGTACAACGACTTCATCCTGGTCGGCCCGACGGCGGACCCTGCAGGCATCCGCGGTCAGAGAAACGTCATCCAGAGCATGGAGACCATCGCCAGCGCCGGTGAGAAGGCTGGTGCCAAGTTCATCTCACGGGGTGACAACTCCGGCACCGACGTGATGGAAAAGGCCTACTGGAAGACCGCCAACATCGAACCGAAAGGCAAGCCCTGGTACGTGAGCGCGGGCCTGGGCATGGGCGAAGTGCTGAACATGGCCGCGCAGATGAACGCGTACACGCTATCCGACCGCGCCACCTACGGTGCGTATCGCGCCAAGACGGGCCTGGACATCGTGCTGGCCGGGGACCCGCGCATGTTCAATCCATACGGCATCATCGCCGTGAACCCGAAGAAGTATCCCGGCATCAACTACACCGACGCGACCAAGCTGATCGAATGGATCACCTCGCCTGCCGGGCAGCAGGCGATTGCCGATTTCAAGGTGAACGGAGAACAGGTGTTCTTCCCGAACTACGGGAAGGCATTGGCGAGCGGGAAGTAA
- a CDS encoding substrate-binding domain-containing protein: MTFQFEVFPVVGADDNPRANGKVFQLLRAVRETGSLHRAAKQVGLSYRHAWGVMRSWEEMLGRALLDMERGRGASLTLFGERMLRAEMRLREQLDPAVSQAMGQFMAELEDASQSQTRIRFSGSHDPAVEVLAETFAHESQASQLDTVFCSAVEGLICLQEKQCEVAGFYVAPQQGAGSIAHQTLRKWLRPTAVRLIALADREQGLMMSPEWAGRVQSLQDLARTQARFINRQRSSGTRLLFDQLLVAAGLYPDQINGYDEQEFSSDKIAVAVQEGRADVGFGLRPGAEAHGLHFVPLTRETYYLAVRRNDALASWVRELIERIGQPAFREGLSHLAGYRATEQVSLLTADQALPWHAEDTRALAH, translated from the coding sequence ATGACGTTCCAGTTCGAGGTATTCCCGGTGGTGGGCGCCGACGACAATCCGCGCGCCAACGGCAAGGTCTTTCAGTTGCTGCGGGCGGTGCGTGAAACGGGGTCGCTGCACCGGGCAGCCAAGCAGGTGGGGTTGTCGTACCGGCACGCATGGGGCGTGATGCGCTCGTGGGAAGAGATGCTCGGGCGGGCGCTGCTGGATATGGAGCGTGGTCGTGGGGCATCGCTCACCCTGTTCGGCGAGCGGATGCTGCGTGCCGAGATGCGCCTGCGTGAGCAGCTTGACCCGGCTGTGAGCCAAGCCATGGGCCAATTCATGGCGGAGCTGGAAGACGCCTCGCAATCGCAAACGCGCATTCGCTTCTCGGGCAGCCATGATCCGGCGGTCGAAGTGCTGGCCGAGACGTTTGCGCACGAAAGCCAGGCTTCGCAGCTCGACACCGTGTTTTGCAGCGCCGTGGAAGGACTGATCTGCCTGCAGGAGAAGCAGTGCGAGGTGGCCGGCTTCTATGTGGCGCCGCAACAGGGTGCTGGCTCAATCGCCCACCAGACGCTGCGCAAGTGGCTGCGTCCGACCGCCGTGCGCCTGATCGCCTTGGCCGATCGGGAGCAGGGGTTGATGATGTCGCCGGAATGGGCGGGGCGCGTGCAGTCGCTGCAGGATCTGGCCCGGACCCAGGCGCGGTTTATCAACCGCCAGCGCAGTTCGGGCACGCGCCTGCTGTTCGATCAACTGCTGGTGGCGGCCGGGTTATACCCCGACCAGATCAACGGTTACGACGAGCAGGAGTTTTCCAGCGACAAGATTGCCGTGGCCGTGCAGGAAGGGCGGGCGGATGTCGGGTTTGGCCTGCGCCCGGGGGCTGAGGCCCATGGCCTGCATTTCGTGCCGCTCACGCGTGAGACGTATTACCTGGCGGTGCGCCGCAATGACGCGCTTGCCTCTTGGGTGCGCGAGCTGATCGAGCGCATCGGCCAGCCGGCATTCCGCGAGGGGCTGAGCCATCTGGCGGGCTATCGCGCCACCGAGCAGGTTTCGTTGCTGACGGCAGACCAGGCGCTTCCTTGGCACGCCGAAGACACCCGCGCGCTGGCCCACTGA
- a CDS encoding ABC transporter permease — translation MSRFSVWTQALRMLRRDWRAGELNLLLVALVLAVAALASVSFLADRMHAGLERDARQLIGADVLVVSDQPLPADIEAHARAGGLEVTHTATFPSMASTLTNGSSGEPASQLAAIKAVDAGYPLRGTLKVSGDGRDTVGAPIRAIPSAGTVWVDAPLLEALGLRVGDAIRLGTRTFKIAHVITQELDRGAGFMNFAPRVMLPMADLASTGLVTYGSRVTYRLLVAGPDAATTAFRNWTENELKTRQVRGVRIESLQNGQPQMRETLDRAERFLSLVALLAAMIAAVAITMAARRYTARHTDAVAIIKCLGLRQGQILGTFALEFLLIGVLGSLVGVTLGYGAHWLLLASLGDLVTVSLPAPSVWPAVVGVTAGLVLLVGFAVPPLLSLVRVPPLRVLRRDVDERAIAAWVGYALGAAAFFALLVVSARDVKLGALTAGGFAGAILVFALLAAGGLRALAVSLGRGRALGVGWRFALAVLERRRGVSVLQTVALAVGLMALLLLAMTRNDLIRSWHNATPADAPNRFIINIQPDQMEAVSQALARAGVADPKLYPMVRGRLTQVNGQTIGRETYAESRARNLVEREFNLSYATERPPENRIIAGQWFGGQKPEASVEEGIAKTLNLHLGDVLRFDVAGQTVDAPITSLRKLDWSSMRVNFFVILPPAALHDMPQTYVTAFRIPAGQADLPSRLVREFPNLTVVDTELILQQVQGVLDQVTVAVEFLFVFTLAAGVLVLYAALSGSRDERLRDAGVLRALGAGSGIVRQTQYAEVLIVGGLAGLMAGVGAIAIGWVLSAHVFDFPYRFNPAILPVGIVGGMLCAFAGGWLGLRDVLRRPAMATLRDA, via the coding sequence ATGTCACGTTTTTCTGTCTGGACCCAAGCCCTGCGCATGCTGCGCCGCGATTGGCGCGCTGGTGAGCTGAACCTGCTGCTTGTTGCGCTGGTGCTGGCCGTGGCTGCGCTGGCGTCGGTCAGCTTTCTGGCCGACCGTATGCATGCCGGCCTGGAGCGCGATGCGCGCCAGTTGATCGGCGCAGATGTCCTCGTGGTATCCGATCAGCCGCTGCCTGCCGACATCGAGGCGCATGCGCGCGCCGGCGGCCTGGAAGTGACGCACACCGCCACCTTCCCCAGTATGGCCAGCACGCTCACCAACGGGTCATCCGGCGAGCCGGCATCGCAACTGGCGGCCATCAAGGCGGTGGATGCGGGATACCCGCTGCGCGGCACGCTCAAGGTGAGCGGCGATGGGCGCGATACCGTTGGTGCGCCTATCCGCGCCATTCCTTCTGCGGGCACGGTGTGGGTCGATGCACCGTTGCTCGAAGCACTGGGCCTGCGTGTGGGCGATGCCATTCGCCTGGGCACGCGCACCTTCAAGATCGCCCACGTCATCACGCAGGAGCTGGATCGCGGTGCCGGTTTCATGAACTTTGCCCCGCGCGTGATGCTGCCGATGGCCGATCTGGCGTCCACGGGCCTCGTCACCTACGGCAGCCGCGTCACGTATCGCCTGCTGGTAGCGGGGCCCGATGCCGCCACCACTGCCTTCCGCAACTGGACCGAAAACGAACTGAAGACGCGTCAGGTGCGCGGCGTGCGCATCGAGTCTCTGCAGAATGGCCAGCCGCAGATGCGCGAAACACTGGATCGTGCCGAGCGCTTCCTCTCGCTGGTCGCCTTGCTTGCAGCGATGATCGCGGCCGTGGCAATCACCATGGCGGCGCGCCGTTACACCGCACGGCATACCGATGCGGTGGCCATCATCAAATGCCTCGGGCTGCGGCAGGGGCAGATTCTCGGGACGTTTGCGCTGGAGTTTCTGCTGATCGGCGTGCTGGGTTCGCTGGTGGGTGTGACGCTGGGCTATGGCGCGCACTGGTTGCTGCTGGCGTCGTTGGGGGATCTGGTGACGGTCTCGTTGCCGGCGCCGTCTGTGTGGCCGGCTGTGGTGGGGGTGACGGCAGGACTGGTGCTGCTGGTCGGCTTTGCTGTACCACCGCTGCTGAGCCTGGTGCGCGTGCCACCGCTGCGTGTACTGCGGCGTGACGTGGATGAGCGCGCCATCGCGGCATGGGTGGGCTATGCGCTGGGGGCGGCCGCATTCTTTGCGTTGCTGGTGGTGTCGGCGCGCGATGTGAAACTGGGGGCGCTGACGGCGGGCGGGTTTGCCGGCGCCATTCTGGTTTTTGCGTTGCTGGCGGCCGGCGGGCTGCGCGCGCTGGCCGTGTCGCTCGGGCGCGGTCGTGCGCTGGGCGTCGGCTGGCGTTTTGCGCTGGCCGTGCTGGAGCGCCGTCGCGGCGTGAGCGTGCTGCAGACCGTTGCCTTGGCTGTCGGGTTGATGGCCTTGCTGTTGCTCGCCATGACGCGCAATGACCTGATCCGCTCGTGGCACAACGCCACGCCGGCCGATGCGCCCAACCGCTTCATCATCAACATCCAGCCGGATCAGATGGAGGCGGTGTCGCAAGCGCTGGCCCGTGCCGGCGTGGCCGATCCCAAGCTCTACCCGATGGTGCGCGGGCGCTTGACGCAGGTGAATGGTCAGACCATCGGCCGTGAGACCTATGCCGAATCCCGCGCACGCAACCTCGTCGAGCGCGAGTTCAACCTGTCTTACGCGACCGAACGGCCGCCGGAGAACCGCATCATCGCCGGCCAGTGGTTTGGCGGGCAGAAGCCCGAGGCGTCGGTGGAGGAGGGCATCGCCAAGACGCTGAATCTGCACCTGGGCGACGTGCTGCGTTTCGACGTTGCCGGGCAGACGGTGGATGCGCCCATCACATCCTTGCGCAAGCTCGACTGGAGTTCGATGCGCGTGAACTTCTTCGTGATCCTGCCGCCCGCGGCGCTGCACGACATGCCGCAGACCTACGTGACGGCGTTTCGCATTCCGGCAGGACAGGCCGATCTGCCGTCCAGGCTGGTGCGCGAGTTTCCGAACCTGACGGTGGTGGATACCGAGCTGATCCTGCAGCAGGTGCAGGGCGTGCTCGACCAAGTGACGGTGGCGGTCGAGTTCCTGTTCGTCTTCACGCTGGCGGCGGGCGTGCTGGTGCTGTATGCCGCGCTGTCCGGCTCACGCGACGAGCGCCTGCGCGACGCTGGCGTGCTGCGCGCGCTGGGCGCGGGCTCCGGCATCGTGCGCCAGACGCAATACGCCGAGGTGCTGATCGTGGGTGGCCTGGCCGGATTGATGGCGGGCGTGGGCGCCATCGCCATCGGCTGGGTGCTGTCGGCGCATGTGTTCGACTTTCCGTATCGATTCAACCCGGCGATCTTGCCGGTGGGCATCGTGGGCGGCATGCTGTGCGCCTTTGCCGGTGGCTGGCTGGGTTTGCGCGACGTGCTGCGCCGCCCGGCCATGGCGACGCTGCGGGATGCTTGA
- a CDS encoding group II truncated hemoglobin: protein MTDATSGQETLAFDLIGGEARVRELVDRFYDLMDLEPEFAVLRGVHPPSLDSARDKLFWFLCGWLGGPNHYIERFGHPRLRARHLPFEIGTQERDQWMRCMAHAMQDVGLDEALQMRLMQAFWQTADWMRNVPR, encoded by the coding sequence ATGACTGACGCAACTTCCGGCCAGGAGACTCTGGCTTTTGACCTGATTGGTGGCGAGGCGCGCGTGCGTGAACTCGTTGACCGCTTCTATGACCTGATGGACCTCGAGCCCGAGTTTGCCGTGCTGCGCGGGGTGCACCCGCCGAGCCTGGATAGCGCGCGCGACAAGCTGTTCTGGTTCCTGTGCGGCTGGCTCGGTGGCCCGAACCACTACATCGAGCGTTTTGGCCATCCGCGCTTGCGCGCGCGCCATCTGCCGTTCGAGATCGGCACGCAGGAGCGTGATCAATGGATGCGCTGCATGGCGCACGCAATGCAAGACGTCGGCCTGGATGAAGCCCTGCAGATGCGCCTCATGCAAGCCTTCTGGCAGACCGCCGACTGGATGCGCAATGTGCCGCGCTGA
- a CDS encoding DUF924 family protein — MIGLPTADDVLVFWFGNASLVDARPEWFTKSDVFDAEIRARFLPLWEALAVGSADTWMDTPQEAIARIVVLDQFSRNMFRNTARAFASDAAALHTAQIVVAAGWDAKLPTRRHRVFCYLPFEHSEALAMQDESIRLYTRLRDQEGDADSLIWAEKHREIIARFGRFPHRNAALGRASTPEEVAFLAQPGSSF; from the coding sequence ATGATCGGTTTGCCCACCGCGGACGACGTACTCGTGTTCTGGTTTGGCAATGCGTCGCTGGTCGACGCGCGGCCGGAGTGGTTCACCAAGTCCGACGTGTTTGATGCAGAGATTCGCGCACGCTTCCTGCCGCTATGGGAAGCGCTTGCCGTGGGCAGCGCGGATACGTGGATGGACACGCCGCAGGAGGCGATCGCGCGCATCGTGGTGCTCGATCAGTTCTCGCGCAACATGTTTCGCAATACCGCGCGCGCCTTTGCCAGTGACGCTGCAGCATTGCACACCGCGCAGATCGTCGTGGCAGCCGGCTGGGACGCCAAACTGCCGACGCGCCGTCACCGCGTGTTCTGCTATCTGCCGTTCGAGCACAGCGAGGCGTTGGCCATGCAGGACGAGTCGATTCGTCTCTACACGCGCCTGCGTGATCAGGAGGGCGATGCCGATTCGCTCATCTGGGCGGAGAAGCACCGCGAGATCATCGCGCGCTTTGGGCGCTTTCCCCATCGCAATGCAGCGCTTGGGCGCGCGTCCACGCCGGAAGAGGTGGCGTTTCTTGCGCAGCCAGGCTCGTCGTTCTAG
- a CDS encoding LysE family translocator: MQDTLLKMALYVSLVLIVPGPTNTLLLSSGLKVGVRRTSPLIAAEALGYVVGIALWGFFLSTVSAKQPWLPMAVKLVSSVYILFLAAKIWRQSGALQHVTASPVSLRDMFLTTVMNPKALLFASTLFPLEAFRSASSFAWTIGVFLVVLVPIAIGWSYLGVLLTARRTWAPHTPVLLRGASLVLLMFSGTLMYSVLGH; encoded by the coding sequence ATGCAAGACACCCTGCTGAAGATGGCGTTGTACGTGTCGCTGGTGCTGATCGTGCCGGGGCCGACCAATACGCTGCTGCTGTCGTCCGGCCTCAAAGTTGGCGTGCGCCGGACCAGCCCGCTCATTGCAGCGGAAGCACTCGGCTACGTGGTCGGCATTGCGCTCTGGGGATTCTTCCTCAGCACAGTGTCGGCCAAACAGCCCTGGCTACCAATGGCCGTCAAGCTGGTGAGCTCGGTCTACATCCTCTTTCTGGCCGCCAAAATCTGGCGACAGAGCGGCGCGCTGCAGCACGTGACCGCCAGCCCCGTGAGCCTGCGCGACATGTTCCTCACCACGGTGATGAACCCGAAAGCGCTGTTGTTTGCGAGCACGCTGTTTCCGCTGGAAGCGTTCCGGTCCGCCAGCTCCTTTGCGTGGACGATCGGCGTGTTTTTGGTCGTGCTCGTGCCGATTGCGATCGGCTGGTCCTACCTGGGCGTGCTGCTGACGGCGCGGCGAACATGGGCGCCCCACACGCCTGTGCTGCTGCGCGGGGCCTCGCTCGTGCTGCTGATGTTTTCCGGCACGCTCATGTATTCGGTGCTCGGCCACTAA
- a CDS encoding TIGR00730 family Rossman fold protein gives MKSICVYCGSSPGERPDYKAGAIALGNEMVKRGLTLVYGGGNVGLMGIVADAVLHGGNPVIGIIPKSLVRKEVGHKELTELHIVDSMHQRKQMMADRADAFIAMPGGVGTYEELFETFTWLQLGYHNKPIGLLNVAGFYDKLLAFIDHAVQEGFLKRHHADLLHVSQDPAELIDMLARAPRETVDKWSERRERT, from the coding sequence ATGAAATCGATCTGCGTCTATTGCGGTTCCAGCCCGGGCGAGCGCCCGGACTACAAGGCCGGCGCCATTGCGCTGGGCAATGAGATGGTCAAGCGCGGCCTCACGCTCGTCTACGGCGGCGGCAACGTCGGCCTGATGGGCATCGTGGCCGATGCGGTGCTGCACGGCGGCAACCCGGTCATCGGCATCATCCCGAAATCGCTGGTGCGCAAGGAGGTTGGCCACAAGGAGCTGACTGAGCTGCACATCGTCGACAGCATGCACCAGCGCAAGCAGATGATGGCCGACCGTGCCGATGCCTTCATCGCCATGCCCGGCGGCGTGGGTACCTACGAAGAGTTGTTCGAGACCTTCACGTGGCTGCAGCTCGGCTATCACAACAAGCCGATCGGCCTGCTGAACGTGGCGGGCTTCTACGACAAGCTGCTGGCCTTCATCGACCATGCCGTACAAGAGGGCTTCCTCAAGCGCCATCACGCAGACTTGCTGCACGTGAGCCAGGACCCGGCCGAGCTGATCGACATGCTGGCCCGCGCACCGCGCGAAACGGTCGACAAGTGGTCGGAACGCCGCGAGCGCACGTAA
- a CDS encoding TetR/AcrR family transcriptional regulator has translation METKQHSTGPRRTRDRILEVSLRLFNELGEPNVTTTTIAEELEISPGNLYYHFRNKDDIINSIFVQFEQEIARRLKLPDDHKATLDETWGYLQYMSEFLWNYRFLYRDINDLLARNRMLELNFKRIVEQKRHFAMDICHQFIEDGEMEATPVQIDAICTNIVVIATYWLSFQFVQHPRQYNDQNAIRDHLHGASYHILSILAPYLRGKPRRAFDLLAVSRSNDPPIGAPGASSPTTPAK, from the coding sequence ATGGAAACCAAGCAGCATTCCACCGGCCCACGCCGCACGCGCGATCGCATTCTTGAAGTATCGCTGCGCCTGTTCAACGAGCTGGGCGAACCCAACGTCACCACCACGACGATTGCCGAAGAGCTGGAGATCAGCCCCGGCAACCTGTACTACCACTTCCGCAACAAAGACGACATCATCAATTCGATCTTCGTGCAGTTCGAGCAGGAGATCGCGCGTCGCCTGAAGCTGCCAGATGACCACAAGGCCACACTGGACGAGACTTGGGGTTATCTGCAGTACATGTCGGAGTTCCTGTGGAACTACCGCTTCCTGTACCGCGACATCAACGACCTGCTGGCACGCAACCGCATGCTGGAGTTGAACTTCAAGCGCATCGTCGAGCAGAAGCGGCACTTCGCCATGGACATCTGCCACCAGTTCATCGAAGACGGCGAAATGGAAGCCACGCCAGTCCAAATCGATGCGATCTGCACCAACATTGTGGTGATCGCCACCTACTGGCTGTCGTTCCAGTTCGTGCAGCACCCGCGTCAGTACAACGACCAGAACGCGATCCGCGACCATCTGCACGGTGCGAGTTACCACATCCTGTCGATCCTCGCGCCTTACCTGCGCGGCAAGCCGCGGCGGGCATTCGACTTGCTCGCGGTCAGCCGCAGCAACGATCCGCCGATCGGCGCACCAGGCGCTTCCAGCCCCACTACCCCTGCCAAATGA
- a CDS encoding diacylglycerol kinase, producing MKPTTPPERPAPPPAAGAYSPADNPHKGNRGITRAWFALKNSISGIRFAIDEESAFRQELTLCAILLPCAFVIPATVVERILMLGTLVLVLIVELLNSSVEAAVDRISLEQHGLSKRAKDFGSAAVMLALLLCVGTWVAIAWPWVASLLR from the coding sequence ATGAAGCCGACCACGCCGCCAGAGCGTCCAGCTCCGCCGCCCGCGGCGGGCGCCTATTCGCCGGCCGATAACCCCCACAAGGGCAACCGGGGCATCACGCGGGCCTGGTTTGCGCTCAAGAACTCCATCAGCGGCATCCGCTTCGCCATCGACGAGGAAAGCGCGTTCCGCCAGGAACTGACGCTGTGCGCGATCCTGCTGCCATGCGCGTTCGTCATCCCCGCCACGGTGGTGGAACGCATCCTGATGCTCGGCACGCTGGTGCTGGTGCTGATCGTCGAGTTGCTCAATTCGAGCGTGGAAGCGGCAGTCGACCGCATCTCGTTGGAGCAGCATGGGTTGTCCAAGCGCGCCAAGGATTTCGGCAGCGCCGCCGTCATGCTGGCCCTGCTGCTGTGCGTGGGAACATGGGTGGCGATCGCCTGGCCGTGGGTAGCATCGCTGTTGCGCTAA